CGGCGCCGCAGGGGAGGGGAAACCATGGGGCGCAAGCGCGTCACGCTCGCCGACGTCGCCCGGCGCGCCGGGCTGTCCACCAGCGCCGCGTCGATGATCCTCAACGGCAGGCCGGACTCCCGGCTCTCCGCCGACGCCCATGCCCGCGTCAACGAGGCCGCCGCCGAGCTCGGCTACCGGCCGAACGTCGCCGCCCGTGGCCTGCGTACCGACAAGACCCTCACCATCGGCTTCATCTCCGATGTCGTCGCCACCACCCGTTTCGCCAGCGGCCTGATCCGCGGAGCGCTGGACGCCGCCCAGCGGGCGGGGCACGTCGTGCTCGTCCTGGAGACCGGCGGCGACCCGGAGCGGGAGTCCGAGGCGATCGGGGCCGTGCTCGACCGTCAGGTCGACGGCATAATCTTCGCCGTCATGCGCGCCCGGGAACTGTTCGTGCCCGAGATCCCGTCGGCCACCCGCGTCGTCACGCTCAACGCCACGGACGCCAAGCACCCCGCGTCGGTGCTTCCCGACGAACTCGCCGGCGGCGCCTCGGCCGTCGGCCTCCTCGCCGACGCCGGTCACCGGGAGGGAATCGCCCTCATCGGACACGACGCGGCGGCCGAGAAGGAACTCTTCCACTCCACCACCGTCGCGCGCCGCATCGCCGGGATCCGCGCCGCGATGGGTGAGCGGGGACTGCGCTTCGCCGCCGAGGAGTCGTGCCTGGAGTGGGAGCCGCAGCACGGTTACGAGGTGACCCACGCCCTCCTCGAACGCCGGAGCGACATCCGTGCCCTGCTGTGCATGAACGACCGCCTCGCCTTCGGCGCGTACCAGGCGCTGGCCGACCACGGCCTGTCCGTCCCCCGTGACGTCTCCGTCGTCTCGTTCGACAACGACGAACTCGCCTCCTACCTCAGGCCCGGCCTCACGACCGTCGGGCTGCCCCACGAGGCCATGGGCCGGGCCTCCGTCGAGATGCTGCTCGCCCCCGGCGGACCCTCCGGCGGCCGTTTG
Above is a window of Streptomyces sp. NBC_01498 DNA encoding:
- a CDS encoding LacI family DNA-binding transcriptional regulator, whose product is MGRKRVTLADVARRAGLSTSAASMILNGRPDSRLSADAHARVNEAAAELGYRPNVAARGLRTDKTLTIGFISDVVATTRFASGLIRGALDAAQRAGHVVLVLETGGDPERESEAIGAVLDRQVDGIIFAVMRARELFVPEIPSATRVVTLNATDAKHPASVLPDELAGGASAVGLLADAGHREGIALIGHDAAAEKELFHSTTVARRIAGIRAAMGERGLRFAAEESCLEWEPQHGYEVTHALLERRSDIRALLCMNDRLAFGAYQALADHGLSVPRDVSVVSFDNDELASYLRPGLTTVGLPHEAMGRASVEMLLAPGGPSGGRLIPMPVIERRSVRAPTR